The Rosa rugosa chromosome 3, drRosRugo1.1, whole genome shotgun sequence sequence CATGTAGGATTGTAGGGTCTAATTGTTACAAAAACCCTGAACCTCAAATCCTTGCATAAACTGAATATAAGCAAATGGATTCATGAGGGTTTAACCGAAACACATACTTATGCTCCGGATTCATCTAGACATGAAAATCTATTCCGGAATCTGTTTCGGAATATGTTTCAAGGACAGTGACACGCGCGAATTAGTATATGCAGAAAGGAAGACATGATTAAAGTCGAATTCTTGCTAATTGGGATAGTGAGGATAAGCTCCCTATCAGTAAAGTTGTGATCCCTACTATATTTAAGAGTAATCTTTAGATTATGTAAAGATAAAGATAGTAACTCGAGGTTTGCTGATGTATAACAAGGTATTTTATCATGTCAAGAAATGTTGGATGTGGATCCAATAATAAAATTGTCTTATATAACTAGGGAATTTGAATACAAATAGACCTAAAACATAGAGAAGGcaaaaaaatctatatattcTAGATATTCATGGACTCTCAGATACAACTTCTGAGTTTGGAATCTTATAAGAAAAATACAAAGAATATAAAGATATACTCAAACTTGTAAAATGAAATGACAATGACGGgtaaaattcaccaaaaattgATGCAGTTTTCATCATTCAAAAATTCATAGCACGCTACATTAACACCCTTTGAACTTAATTTTGCTATACCAGCAAACATTGGATTAAATTATTTTCTTGCATGATTGTGCCGCTGCTAGCATGATATCCATTCGAATTGGAAAACAGACTCAATCCTCAACTGAAACTCTCACGATAAATGTGGTTGGTTACCTATGACAAACACATCTGTAGTGGTAAGCACTATTGATCGGGTCATTTCCTTCTACTGGGACTTGCTCAGCTCTGCACTTGTACTTGCATCCTCTGCATTCATTATAAGTACATGTTGGTGCTGTGGATCCAATCATCAGTCTCCTTGCGTAGTTCTTCTTTTCCTCACTACCCTATATGCcctcaaataaataaaagaattacCCCACAAAATTTAAGAAaatgaaaagcaaaaaaaattgcTCCTAATGAAGCTAATTAATTATTTACTGGGTTTACCTGCTTAAGTTGTTCTCCTTTTGAAGGAGAGGAACCATAGACCCTTTGATGGTTTTGGAGTGCTGCTACTTGAGTTCTGGATCCTGCAGCAAACAATGAAGTAAACCAAAAGTTCGGTTAGTTTGTAAGCATAAAATCAAAATGTAGACTTGGCATATGTGAATAAAGCTATCAATGCAATATACTGGTggtttggagagagagaaaggaagaaAATTTGTTCAAGTAATGGACACCCAAttaatttcaaacaaatctggAAAAACCCAGAAGCTGGGAGTTTAATATATTGGCAAAATCTTGTAGAAGGGGTGTAcactatgaaaaaaaaagaatcttgATGAGAGGGGTGagaaagaaacttgaagttAGAGTAGTGAAATATTACCTTGTATAACATAAGTTGCAAAGATTAATGTGAAAAGCAGTACTAAGAGTAATTTAGGAGGTATTCTAGCTCTGGCCATTTTTCTCAAACTCCTTTGGAGTTTTGGAGTTTTGGAGTTGGAATAACTAGGAGTGAGAAAGATGAAATATATGTGGTCAATATACAAGTAGAAGGATAAGAGAGGGAGGTATTGAAATCAGCCAGGCAGCTAGAAACTCCTCTCAGCTGTAGTAGTTAGCAGTAGTGAGCATATGAGAGTAGGGGCAAAATCTGCAGCAGAGTGACTCAGAGTCAGAGGGGGGACTGGGGAGCACACTTAAAAATGGCCCCTAAACCAGTGGGGCTAATCACCAGAATGGAATCTTATGAAGAAATGACCAACCTGCCATTTGCTTTTGATATGAATATTCGCTTTGCTCCTCGTTGTTTGAAGGGTGGAAGGGGGATTTTCAGTTGGGGCAAATCATTTGACTTGCCTCTAGAAGCTTGGAGAAATGAAAGATGTTCAGTGAACAGTGAAATCAATCGTTGTTCTTTGTTTTGAGCGAGAAATTATTCAATGAAGAATGTAGAATCCAGATTGTTTCATCTTGTATGGTCGAGCTTGCTTAACCTACGATTTAAAAAAAGGATGAACAGTTGACAAAGGATTATATTTCAGACTTGGGAAATTGATGTTAATAAAGATGTCTGTTTTAATATTTCACGTGTTCCCTAGTGATatattggtaagttataattctaaTATTGTAAAGATTATgaattctcactgacatatgtaaagGTGGGGTGaacttaaaattttttttttaaaaaaagtgcAACATTTCACGTGCTttcaaaagaaatgaaaataattGGGTATTgggtatatatttttttggtctAGCTGCCTACCTCCTTGGTTATCTTTGACTTCTAATCTCATTCATTGATTCGAAATCTGAAAGGTCTATAATTATCCATCTCAGCACTCAGACTATAAATTACACAAAACTTAAAGTTTCAAAGCAAATGGCGTCTTTTTTGCCATTCTTTCCGTCAATCtcgcatcttcttcttctcctccttctgacATTTTGTTCTCTGTCACTTTCTCTCTTCTACCTGAAACTTTCTCTCTTCTACCTGAAACTTTCTCTCTTCTACATGGGTTTTAGATCtaattaatttcaattttctcaGGTTTACTAAATTTCAGATATTTTAATAGGCTAATGGAACTGTGAGGTATCAAACTCATAAGTCATAATCGTTTTGAAGTCGATATCACAATCATGGACTCGGCTTCTCTGCTTGGATTCTCTTTGCTATAATCTGCTTGGATATCAATGTGAGCTCGCCACGTCAGCACATCTCAATCCAAGGGCTATTAAGCTGACAACACACAAAGAGAGACTCTCTCTCTAACGATCTGAAATAGTTGACGTTAAGGATTTTTCAAGTTTCCCTCCAACATTTTTCACCTTCTGCTAGTTCCCTCCAATCAGACTTCCTCTACAAACCCAGCTGATACGTCTCTTATTCTTCACTAACGATCACTCTTTGTCTCAGTCCAAATTTCATTCATCTTTGGATTCAGTCTTTAGGAGCTGGTACTTTGATTTCATCATTCAGGTATTTGTATGTAGCTCTTTAGCATTGATCTTACGGATCATGATCTTACGGATCATGATCTTATCCCATTTAGCTTTttagttttgggttttggttcttTGAAATCTCAGTCTTGTATCCATGGGTGTTTATCCTATTAAAGTATTCTATGTATATATGTTTAGCTAAGACATGATTCAATCATTCTTATTCTCTTGATCTGATTCTATGGTTTGTCATATCAGGAACttccatttttttgttttgtttcagagctaaaaactgaacagagTACCGAAACAGAGTAGCATAGCATATAAGCCAAACTTCATAGCATGATCCATTTTGCTTCTGAATTTGATTGGAATGTTAATACAGATTTTATATGTTATAGATTGAAAATAAATGATTGAATGGAGGCTATGGATAGAGATGACTCGACTAGTCCAGATTACAAGCCAAGGAATGGTATGGAGTTTGACTCGGAAGAATTAGCATATGAGTTTTATAACATGTATGGGCGAAGAGTTGGGTTTAGTATTAGAAGACATACACATTACAAGAACAAGCATTCTGGTAAGCTCATCTCAAGAATATTTGTTTGTTCTAAAGAAGGTTTACGTACAATAGATAAGCGAGACCATTTGACTAAGAATCCTCGAGCGGAGACACGAACAAGTTGTGATGCTAAAATGATCATTAAGTTGGATAAATCAAGTGGTAGGTACAGAGTTGTTCAATTTGAAGAAACTCACAGCCATGATCTTGTAATACAAGAGTGTGCTCACATGCTACCATCTCAACGAAATGTAACTTCTTCACAAGGAGCTGAGATGGAATTGGTACAAGATTCTGGAATCCCACTGAAGCTTTCATTCGAGTTAATGGGCAGAGAAGTTGGTGGAAGAGAGGCTCTTGGATTCACTAAACAAGATCAGAAAAATTATCTTCAATCTCAAAGGCAAAAGAAATTGGCATATGGAGAAGCAGGATGCTTATTAAAATACTTCCAAAATCAAGCATTAGAAAATCCCTCATTTTTCTATGCTGCGCAATTGGATAGTGATGAGCAAATAACAAATATTTTTTGGGCTGATGCTAGGATGATACTTGATTATGGTTTATTTGGTGATGTTGTGAGTTTTGACACTACATACAGAACTAATGAAGCCAATCGTCCATTTGGAGTATTTGTGGGATTTAATCATCATCGTGAAACTGTAATCTTTGGGGCAGCAATGATGTATGATGAAACTGTTGATTCGTTTACATGGTTATTTGAGACGTTTTTGGAGGCAATGTCTAACAAGGCTCCAAAGTCAATTTTTACGGATCAGGATGCTGCAATGGCTAAAGCTACTGCAAATGTGATGCCTAACACATATCACTTGCTTTGCACATGGCACATAATGCAAAATGTCATTAAGAAAGCAAGTAGTATATTCAAGGGTGATGAACAGATCACCACCTTCTTATCAAAATGTATGAATAACTATGAAGAGGAGGATGAGTTCCTAGTTGTGTGGGAAGGAATGCTTAATGAATATAGTGCGCATGAAAATCCTTGGTTAAGTAGTATATTCCGTTTAAAGGAGAAATGGGCAAAACCATATGTCAAGTGGGCATGGTCTGCTGGAATGCATAGCACCCAATTAAGTGAGAGTTTCAATGCTAGCCTAAAACCATATGTTAAGTCAGACTATGATGTGGTTCAGTTTTTCAAGCACTTTGATAGATTGCTCAATGATAAGCGGTATAAAGAGTTAGAGGCCGAGTATGCTTTGTGCTACAAGTTACCTGCTATTGGGATATTTTCTTCAATGGTGATCAAGGCTGGAAATATCTACACTAAAGCTGTTTTTGAAAAATTCCAGATTCAGTATGAGAAGGCCCTTGATTACAACTTAGTCGGATGTATTCAAGATGGTGATGACATTGTGTATAAAGTTGCCTTTAATGGTCATCCAAAGAAGAGATGTGTTAGGGTGAAGAAAGACCAGTCTGTAACATGTAGTTGCAGGTTGTTTGAGATTGAAGGTATTCTGTGCCGCCATGCAATAAAAATCCTTACTAACTACATGAATGtcaaagaaattcctgatcagTATATTCTAAAAAGATGGACAAGAAAAGCAAGATCAGAAAGAGTGAAAGACATGTATGGCCAAGACATCCAAGTAGATACCAACCTACAACAAACATCTTGGTACAAGTCTCTAAGTTCCATATCGACCAAGATTTCATCTCGGGCAGCTGAGAGAGAAGAGACATTTAAGTTTGCTgttcagaaattgagagaactAAGCAAAGCTATTGAAGACATGTTATGTTCAAAAATGGATACATTACATCTTGGTAAGGATGACCATATTACACCTCCCAGCAATGATGTGATTGAGGGTATTAATCTGGCCAAAAGTAACTCAGATAAGGCAAAAGTTGTTCAAGCCAAGGGATTCAAGAAAAGGGAGAGTGCtcgaggaagaaaaaaaagaattatagGTGATTTTGAAAAAAGTTTGGCCAAGAATCGAAAAGGGAGAACTCTTGATACAGAAAAGTCATCTAGTTCTGATTCAACCAAGGTATTTTGTTTTCGTAAAATTTGTTCATCTAGTTCAAGAAAACCAAGGTATTTCGTTTTCTTAAAAGTTAttcatgttttttcttttttcatttcgGCAGTCTGGAAATTGTGGTGCTCCAATTCCAATGTTATGGATGCCATTTCAAGAATCTCAAAGTTTTAGTTACCAAGCATTACTTAACTCTCAAGATTTTCCAGATGATGGGACACAAGATGGTGATGAATGATTTTAAGGATGAGTTCAGTTTCAAGCATTATTTTTGCCATCTTTGGGGAAGCATATCACAGAATCATGTAGATATTAGGCTTTGTACAGTTTCTGCAGTTTCTGGAATTTTTGTGCAGTTTCTGGtctttttctgcagtttctggaATTTTTGTGCAGTTTCTGGTCTTTTTCTGCAGTTTCGGAGTTTCATCAGTTTGTTAGGCTTTTTGGGGCCGCTGATCAATTTCTGGAACTGCTTTTGTTGTTCATTCATGTAGTGGAACAAAGATGCTATTTTGATCCAAGTTATTTAACTCTGTGCTTTTATAGTTTAAGCATTACCTATTTGATAATGAACTGTACAAGCCTTAGTTTTATGTATTTCGTAGCCAATTCCAAATAGCCAGATCAGTTTGCCACTTTCTGCTCAATTTGTTTTTCTGCTCAATTTGTTGTGTACATGTTTTAGTTTTGATCCACTTTCTGCAGTTTCGAAGTGTTCATATTCAGTAGCTTAACAAGGAGGCAATCACTTAAAACACATTTTTGTTCTTCAAACCTGCTTCTTTGGTACACCTATTGACAAAGCTAGTTACTTTACTTAAACAAGCTTGAGAACTTTGAATTGGCATATGGCTGAAATCTCATGTAAATAATACTCTGCAGAATTTCTTCATACATACAAACTTTTCATATTAATTCACTCCAAATTGGAGTCTTGCACAATCTTTTCATACATAGAAACTTAACAATTTACTCAACAATTTACTCCAAGTTGGAGCCATGGCCAAAAGTAAAAGTTTACACATTCACCAAAACCCAACAACCTTCAACAATAACATTAGCTCCAATTTGTTAACATCATCAGCTCTACTTCCATATCCTAACCAACATGTGGTGCTCTAATTTTCATTCCTTCACGGGATCTTTCGTTGTAGAGATCAATGCGAGTCCTGCAACAACATGGCTTCTTGTACAGATTGTCATTGACAACATGAGCATGATAAACCTGATAAGGTGAAGATGAATAACATTAGCTTCAAAGACTTCATGATTTTTAAATGCAAGATAACATAAGCTATGAAGGTGAAGATGAATAACATCCAACTTACAAACCAACTTCAGCATTTTCTCTCTTAGTCTGACCAAAAGTTTCGAAATTGGTAAAATTACAACATCTATACGAAATCCTTACAAATTTCCAATCTTTCCTCTACTTCACACCAATGGTACCCTCCTACTCCAAATCAAAGCTCAGGGCGTACAAAtgcattattttttttccacaCTTAACTCATCAATCAACAATGAAAGTCCCTCAAAACAGACCAACCCAGATGATAAAATGCTTAATACAGATGGTATAACAGAAACAATATGCAGAACAAACAAAATGGTAATCATAACAGACCTGAGAAAACGCATCAACAAAATAGTCATCTTCAAATTCGATCTACTGCATCAACAAAACAATTTAGAATTCACTCCTACAACCTCCCAACAAAATACCCCCAAATCCAATAAATTGAAATACACCCAAATCAATTTGATTCAACGAACAACATAACACGGGATGGTGAGGAGAAGGAGGAAATTGggcgaagagagagagggagatgtcAGGAGTTGAGAGATCGCTATCGATTCAGTTCATGACTAGATCGTGAGGGGAAGGAGGAAAGGGGAAGGAGGAAATTGGGCGAAGCGAGAGAAAGAGGGATTGAGTCGAGGACTTGTTGACGTTAATCAACTATTTCAGATCGTTAGAGAGATAGTCTCTCTTTGTGTGTTGTCAGCTTAATAGCCCTTGGATTGAGATGTGCTGACGTGGCGAGCTCACATTGATATCCAAGCAGATTATAGCAAAGAGAATCCAAGCAGAGAAGCCGAGTCCCACAATCATCTGGCAGAGATTATATAGATTTCCAAATCTGCGTCACGTGTTTTACATCTtctcaaaagtaaaaaaatcCTGAGTGGTAATGGTTGGTCATTAACCCATCTACACGTTCTGGGTTGCTTTCCTCAGGTCATCACACAAacaattaatttctttttctataGATTTGTAATCAATGACAAACATAAATCAGCCCAAAgcatcatctttttttttttttttgggaatgaaGCCAAAGCATCATTGAGAAACCCAACTTGTTTATTATTTGAGGACTCATCTGGTCTTCTCTGAGCATCAAGTTACTGCAGCGGCATGACAACTACCTGGAACAAATAACTGATTCAAAGAAAAATCTTTCTTGGAGGTCCCATAACGTATTTCTTGGAGTTTTAATTGGACATGGAATCTTGGATTGAAGCGTCCCAcgaacataatatatatatatatatatatatatatatatatatatatatatatatatattgatctaATCGACGAACATAATCGTGAATTCAAAGATGGTAAAGTtctattgccaaaaaaaaaaagatggtaaAGTTCTCTATTTCTGATGAGGGGAGAAAGAAATCAATTAACGtttaaacaacaaaacaaacgGCGTTTGCAGGTGTTATCCTATTAAATGAGGTTTTAAACTTACTAGGAATGAGGCCCGCGCGTTGCTACGGGATTTTATCGTCAATCGATCTAGAATGCAATGTTATTTATTTACATTGCGAGATGAGTAATAATTTGCTCAATTTAGATAAATAACAATTTGCTTTACTCACTCTTAATAACAATTGAAACCATTCTAAATGAAGAAACTTTGATGAACATAATATTAAGGATAGGGTCCTTAATCTTAAACAATCAATTAACACAAATTTCTCTATAGAATTGAAAGTTTATGATAAtatttacaatataatttgAATTCAgtgtgatgaaattagaaggtgtTTCAAGGTCACTATAACTCTCTCCCTTTCACTCTATATCAAGATTGTAAACAACATCAGAATAAAACGCCCAAATATTCAACAGATCAAATCGAAAATTCACAATCACAGCCCAGAAAGAACTAACCGCTGAGATGATGAGGTGAGAATCCCCTTTCCTgaatctctctctatctctctctctctcctttttctGCTTGACGGGTTTCTGGACTTTATGTGGCAACCCGAAATTGTCAGCTAATTTCGGTATATATAGAGCCTTCTGTCAGTGTAACAGAGGCTTCCAGATTTGTAGATAGAAGACTCTTTTCGGTGTAAAttaaagcttcttcttcttttccttcttccctCGTTCTCTTATCCCTCTATTTATCTGTGTGCTCAACGAACAACAAAATCCCAAAAGGAAAACGATTTTATCAGGTCTAATAGGAAATAGAAACCCAAACTCCATCAAAAGAGACCCAAGCTCTGTCAAGCTTTCATCAATAACCATACCTGATAATCTCGAAGAGGTAACAGTATCAAGAAGAACAATCACCGAATCTGCTAATTTGAAGGACTGAACGTTATCAAACACTATGAAAGCTTTGATTGACAATCAAACACGATAACCAGAGACTGCGAATTTCGGTATATATAGAGGCTTCGGTCGGTGTGAAGCTTCCAAATTTGTAGATGGATGATTTTGTCGGTGCGAATAGGTCGGTGTAAACAGAGGCTTGGAGATTTCTAGATAAGAGGCTTCCAGATTTGTAAACATGTCGGTGTATATAGAAATTGGCTCGGCTCGGCTCGGCTCTGCTTATGAACAGTGAAACTGCTTATGAACAGTTAACTGACGTtttatatatagtaaattttGCTTAACAGCCTTTGGATTTGCAATTAATGGATGAGATTAAAAGTCAAGGACAACCAAGAAGGAAAGCTGGCCAAGGAGAGGATCCTGATCCTTTGGTTAAGGCTTTTGTTTGCTCACAAGTTGGAGGGGTTTAAAAACTCGGAAGATGGTGGAGTTgtttgttaatgtctaaaagtccggcggtagctgaacctttgttaacgctgatccggtgggcggatcgatacttgtaaTGCTCTCAAAGCCTCCACTACCTGTCaggtaaaatacagagggcgtcagagggagaccgcgttgggcggtcttcaactctccgatgcctaagttagtcaatgtatttatgttgacaaagtaacagtaggtaagtattgaatgcgtaataaatgaggagagaggagaaaaccttttataggtgaggaagaggttgaccttctccttgttttcgatgtgggactgatgtgcttcagtcccagttctgggagctactgatgctacgcggcgcgtcggcggtgatctgggggtgatctgacgctgaggttgtagcccgcctggcggtgtatctgtatgtcattcctttggttggaattagtacctttagcggtactatgagcgtggcccattgtagctaattatgcttgcaaatgtacatgtatgtacaagtcccccaagtccccagtgaaggagggcaatcttggttggggagttgttcggcggtttgaagcgtttccTTCCGCTAGACTtccaagagcataattagcgtcagtgcgttgtcaatcatggattttactgagcaaacgctttataccctttcgggtgggcccctgctaggccccccagggagtcccccactccccggctaagatagacctccggatggtctgcaaattgtttgttgaggggaagctgtgcggagcagagggtgttgggtagcgagcccaatctttagcacccaagtgacgggagtcaacgtgcctgatcagggccgttgtagactgttgacacaagtccccgtgtcccgtagggaccgtctgaccgtaacgctgcgtggcggtcgttgtcagagtgaggcgtggcctcgggatccgccgctggcggatatccccccgctgattgcagcaggaagcagcgtacagtagacgtgcctggcggtattttttttttttttttagcgatactgcgctgaacGAAGTACGTAGCTTGCAAGATGATaaggggttccgctagaggtgtgtagcggaagataccccgcttgcaggatgacaagggagaagttctgctggcggggtttcgctcagcggagacttcgtcacttggaagatgccaagggagaagttccgctggcggggtttcgctcagcggagacttcgtcacttggagatgacaagggagaagttccgctggcggggtttcgctcagcggagacttcgtcacttggaagatgacaagggagaagttccgctggcggggttttgctcagcggagacttcgtcacttggaagatgacaagggagaagttccgctggcggggtttcgctcagcggagacttcgtcacttggaagatgacaagggagaagttccgctggcggggtttcgctcagcggagacttcggacggttggggaagtcatcccaagtggttacttccaccagacgcctcgtctggtggtggttgacacgtgtccaacccgtagagggttagcgtgtggggGCTTGTCTCccaagcctggccgtcttctcgccattaatgctagtaattatggatttcgtaaccgaggcgacgcctcggttaatccggagagtaagtggacacttgcgacacgtgtacggctgg is a genomic window containing:
- the LOC133740733 gene encoding EPIDERMAL PATTERNING FACTOR-like protein 9, coding for MARARIPPKLLLVLLFTLIFATYVIQGSRTQVAALQNHQRVYGSSPSKGEQLKQGSEEKKNYARRLMIGSTAPTCTYNECRGCKYKCRAEQVPVEGNDPINSAYHYRCVCHR
- the LOC133737689 gene encoding protein FAR1-RELATED SEQUENCE 5-like; this translates as MEAMDRDDSTSPDYKPRNGMEFDSEELAYEFYNMYGRRVGFSIRRHTHYKNKHSGKLISRIFVCSKEGLRTIDKRDHLTKNPRAETRTSCDAKMIIKLDKSSGRYRVVQFEETHSHDLVIQECAHMLPSQRNVTSSQGAEMELVQDSGIPLKLSFELMGREVGGREALGFTKQDQKNYLQSQRQKKLAYGEAGCLLKYFQNQALENPSFFYAAQLDSDEQITNIFWADARMILDYGLFGDVVSFDTTYRTNEANRPFGVFVGFNHHRETVIFGAAMMYDETVDSFTWLFETFLEAMSNKAPKSIFTDQDAAMAKATANVMPNTYHLLCTWHIMQNVIKKASSIFKGDEQITTFLSKCMNNYEEEDEFLVVWEGMLNEYSAHENPWLSSIFRLKEKWAKPYVKWAWSAGMHSTQLSESFNASLKPYVKSDYDVVQFFKHFDRLLNDKRYKELEAEYALCYKLPAIGIFSSMVIKAGNIYTKAVFEKFQIQYEKALDYNLVGCIQDGDDIVYKVAFNGHPKKRCVRVKKDQSVTCSCRLFEIEGILCRHAIKILTNYMNVKEIPDQYILKRWTRKARSERVKDMYGQDIQVDTNLQQTSWYKSLSSISTKISSRAAEREETFKFAVQKLRELSKAIEDMLCSKMDTLHLGKDDHITPPSNDVIEGINLAKSNSDKAKVVQAKGFKKRESARGRKKRIIGDFEKSLAKNRKGRTLDTEKSSSSDSTKSGNCGAPIPMLWMPFQESQSFSYQALLNSQDFPDDGTQDGDE